A window from Taeniopygia guttata chromosome 10, bTaeGut7.mat, whole genome shotgun sequence encodes these proteins:
- the RAB27A gene encoding ras-related protein Rab-27A has protein sequence MSDGDYDYLIKFLALGDSGVGKTSLLYQYTDGKFNSKFITTVGIDFREKRVVYRPNGPDGVGGRGQRIHLQLWDTAGQERFRSLTTAFFRDAMGFLLLFDLTNEQSFLNVRNWISQLQMHAYCENPDIVLCGNKSDLEDQRMVKEEDAKELAEKYGIPYFETSAANGNNVSKAIETLLDLIMKRMERCVDKSWIPEGVVRSNGHSSTEQLNEEQEKGRCGC, from the exons ATGTCTGATGGGGACTACGATTACCTCATAAAATTCCTAGCGCTTGGTGATTCTGGAGTAGGAAAGACCAGCCTTCTTTACCAGTATACAGATGGCAAATTTAATTCCAAATTCATCACAACAGTGGGCATTGACTTCCGGGAAAAAAGAGTG GTGTACAGACCCAATGGGCCGGATGGTGTTGGTGGCAGAGGACAGAGGATACATCTTCAGctctgggacactgcagggCAGGAAAG GTTTCGTAGCTTGACTACAGCTTTCTTCAGAGATGCCATGGGGTTTCTTCTACTCTTTGATCTGACGAATGAGCAAAGCTTTCTGAATGTCAGGAACTGGATAA GTCAGCTACAAATGCATGCGTATTGTGAAAACCCAGACATTGTCTTATGTGGAAACAAGAGTGACCTGGAGGACCAAAGGATGGTGAAGGAAGAAGATGCTAAGGAACTTGCAGAAAAATATGG AATACCATATTTTGAAACCAGTGCGGCAAATGGGAATAATGTAAGCAAAGCCATTGAAACTCTGCTTGACCTCATAATGAAGCGCATGGAACGATGTGTGGATAAATCCTGGATCCCTGAAGGGGTGGTGCGCTCCAATGGGCACAGCTCTACAGAACAACTGAATGAGGAGCAAGAAAAAGGCAGATGTGGCTGTTAG
- the RSL24D1 gene encoding probable ribosome biogenesis protein RLP24, with protein sequence MRIEKCYFCSGPIYPGHGVMFVRNDCKIFRFCKSKCHRNFKKKRNPRKMRWTKAFRKAAGKELTVDNSFEFEKRRNEPVKYQRELWNKTVDAMKRVEEIKQKRQARFIMNRLKKSKELQKAEDIKEVKQNIHLLRAPHAGTPKQLEDKMVQELQEDVPMEEDS encoded by the exons atgcgCATCGAGAAGTGCTACTTCTGCTCGGGGCCCATCTACCCGGGACACGGCGTCATGTTCGTGCGCAACGACTGCAAG ATATTTAGATTCTGCAAATCAAAATGCCAcagaaactttaaaaagaagCGAAATCCGAGAAAGATGAGATGGACTAAAGCATTCCGTAAAGCAGCTGGCAAAGAACTGACAGTG GACAATTCATTTGAATTTGAAAAACGTAGGAACGAACCAGTGAAGTACCAGAGAGAGTTGTGGAACAAGACTG TGGATGCAATGAAGAGAGTGgaggaaataaagcaaaaacgCCAAGCCAGATTTATTATGAACAG atTAAAGAAGAGCAAAGAGTTGCAGAAGGCAGAAGACATCAAAGAAGTCAAACAGAACATCCATCTTCTTCGTGCTCCCCATGCAG GTACACCAAAACAGCTGGAGGACAAAATGGTGCAGGAGCTACAAGAGGACGTGCCTATGGAAGAAGACTCTTAA